GCTCCCGTTGCTGTCCATCAGGACCTTGGTCGGGTCCACCGTATCCTCGCGGAACAGGGCCCCCGCTCCCTGGTTGATGAAGCCCGGATCCAAGCCGGTGATGGGCGTCGTGCCGTTGGGATCGCGCTCGGGATCGTTGGCGTCGACCAGGCGCACGTCGTCATGGCCATTGAAGTACGCCCCGGTCTTCACCCACCACACGGCCATCCCCGACTCCGGGATGCCCGGATCGAACACGCCGTTGGGCGGCGTGAACAGCATGCAGCCGTTGCAGCCGGAGCTGGGGCGGTTGCGGTTCTCGATGATCCAGTACTCATCCTGTGGCGAGGTGCTCAACGGCGAGACCAGGATGAGCGCGGCCCTCGTCGACTCCGAGGCGGGGAAGGCCACGCAGCGGCCCAGGTGGGACTGGAGGACCTTCGGCCGGATCCAACCAATCTTGAGCTTGTCGTGGATGTTCATGTGCCGCCACGACTCGCTGTAGCTCATGATGTCGTAGGACCCCACGCCTCCGGGACCGTTGCTCAAATACCGATCGACGAGATTGAAGAAGGCATGCCCGAGCTCGTGGGCAATGGCCGGCTCATAGCGGAAGGGATTGGTGTTGTAGGTCGGATCCGCGGCGGTCTTGGTTCCGAAGTAGACGACCTTGGGCTTGAACGAGTAGGTGCCACCCGGCGTGAGCACATTGGAGAGCATCGACAGGTTGGCCGCGGGATTGACGCCGTAGTCCTTGAAGCCCCGGGTGGCCGCCGAGTACCCGTTGGAGACCAGGAAGACGAGCTGGGCCTCGGCCGGGGTGATGATGTGGTCGCCATTGGTGTCGAGCGAGGCCCAGTTGATGTTGGCGTACCGGAGGACGTCCCGGGGAAGCGCGGCGTCGCCCTCGAAGCCGGTGTAGGCCGAGATGTTCTTGCTCAGCGACACCCAGTCGGAGATGCCACCACTGGTGACGAGGAAGCTCCCCCAGGAGTTCTCGAGGAAGTACTGGGCGACGGTGATGCCCGTCAGCTGTCCGGTCGCGAAGAAGGTATCGTAGATGCGGGTCTTGGTGACCGCCGGATTGCGGGGCAGATCGGGCGTCTCGAAGGGAATCACCACCACCTTGCCCGAGGGGTAGTTGGGATTCAGCGTCCCGTCCGTGCGGTACCTGCTGATGATGGGACCGGGGCTGCCGTAATAGATGTTGTTCTTGAGCGCGGCGGGGACGGCGCTGTCATCCAGGTAGCGCACGTCATCGCCCTGGGTGCAGGTCGAGGACTCCGCCTGCGCCGTCTGGCCGATGCCCGCGCCCTCCTGGCGGGGAGCGGACTCCTGCTCGGGTCCGCCGCATCCGACGCCGCCCCAGGCCAGCACCGCCGCCAGCCCGGAAGCGACGATGCGAACGGAGCACCTCGGCCCCCTCGTGGTGCGCCGGGCGCCCACCTCGCTCATCTCCAGGGACCACTCCACCGTGTTCGACATGACCGTTCTCCATGGGCTGCAAGGGTTGCTCCGCCAGTGGCCTGAGCACTCCCCGTGCCAATGAGTGACGTGTCTTCGAACCGGAGCGATTCCCCTCGAGGCGGCCCCGTTCCCCCCTCCGAGCCTCGGCAAGGCTTGCCAGCGGCAGGCAAGACTTGCTCGCGGCCCTTGCCCGCTCAGCGCAGCCCGGCCCAGTTGTAGGTGGCGTTGCTGCCTCCGGTCAGCACCCGCCAGTAGCTGGAGTAGTACCCGTACGTGTCCTTGATGGCCTTGTAGTTGCTCGACACGTTCCAGTCGTTCGGGCTGGTGCTGCCGAGGTTGTAGATGAGCGAGTCCCCCCACACCGACCAGAGCACCCAGGGACGGGCATCGATCTCGGAGACGGTGCCATAGCGACTGTCGCCCCAGCGCACGGGGAGCTTGTCGGTCTCCGCGAGCATGCGCGGTTTGTTGTAGCCCTTCAGCCCGTCATAGAAGCTGGCGGGGTGGTAGGGGTTGCCGTGGTAGATGTCCACCGCCACGACGTCCACGCGATCAGCACCCGGGTAGTAGTTCCACGGGTCTCCTCCGTAGGTGCCGTCCCACTCATAGGGAGACCAGACGAAGATCAGGTTCTTCAACCCCCGCGTCTTGACCAGGTAGTCGTGCATGATGTTCCAGAGCTGCCGGTACTGGGAGGGATCGTGATTCGCCCACCAGAACGGCGAGGCGCTGCCCTTCTTGTTCATCTCGTGCAACGGACGGAACAGGACGGGGACCCCCTGCTGCTGCAGAGACGCCAGCTTGTCGGCCGCGAACGACAGATCCCTCAGGAACGCCTGGTACTCGGTGGTGTTCGCCTGCCAGTTGATGACCCGGCCCATCCAGTTGTAGTCCATCCAGTTCTGCCGGAAGTTGTTCTCCCAGCTCTTCGCGGATGCGCCTGGATAGGACATGTGGAAGCTGAAGCCGACAATGCCCTCTCCGTAGATGAACCGGTCACGAGCAAAGCCGACGGCGTAGTCCACGTACGGAGCGTTGTAGGACGAGGTGTAGTTCCCGGGCCCGAAATCGAACTCCACGAAGCCGGGACGCCTGCCCGAGATGTCGCCAACCTTGACCCAGTACTCCCCGGCGTAGCTCTCTTTATGGGCCTCGCAGTGCTGCCCCATGATGGTCTGCTTCGCGACGCCGTTGCGGCTGTTGTTCTCCAGATCGACGAGCAGGTTGTAGACCTTCTGAGCCTGGGCGCTCGGCCCCGGGGTGCTCAACGTCTTGGAGACCTGGGCCGAGGCGGGACGGGCCCCCAGGGTCAGCATGAGCGCGGCGATCAGCGTGCCGACGCGCGAGAACCAGCGGGTAGATGTCTTTGCCGCGGGATGGCCTTGCATGTCTCGTTTTCCTCCGGAAGGGATGGACAGGCGCCGGAGGATAACGATGGATTTAGCGGATTTACATGAATTTCTGCGAGAGCAGACCTAGGTGAGCGCGACCGGGAACTCCGTCGAGACTGTCGCGGAGATAGTTCCTGGGCAACCGGCCCGCTTCAATTCGTTTTCCTGAGTTGGAGCGAACTGCTTGGATGCCGCGCCCAACCTACTCCAAGGGAGAGAGCACATGACGAAGCAGAAGATCCTGCGCGCCGCGGTGTCCGGAGCCGCGCTGTGGCTGGCGGGATGGGGTGGAGCCGCCGGGGCCGCCGAGGTGCCGGCCAGCCCCCATCGGCCGCGGACGCTCGATGACGCGTTGCTCGAGGTGAACACCACGGTGCCCGACTTCGGTGGCATGTATTACGACGAGAAGGGCCAACTGGTGGTGCGACTGGTGCACGCCTCCGC
This is a stretch of genomic DNA from Archangium violaceum. It encodes these proteins:
- a CDS encoding glycoside hydrolase family 26 protein, giving the protein MQGHPAAKTSTRWFSRVGTLIAALMLTLGARPASAQVSKTLSTPGPSAQAQKVYNLLVDLENNSRNGVAKQTIMGQHCEAHKESYAGEYWVKVGDISGRRPGFVEFDFGPGNYTSSYNAPYVDYAVGFARDRFIYGEGIVGFSFHMSYPGASAKSWENNFRQNWMDYNWMGRVINWQANTTEYQAFLRDLSFAADKLASLQQQGVPVLFRPLHEMNKKGSASPFWWANHDPSQYRQLWNIMHDYLVKTRGLKNLIFVWSPYEWDGTYGGDPWNYYPGADRVDVVAVDIYHGNPYHPASFYDGLKGYNKPRMLAETDKLPVRWGDSRYGTVSEIDARPWVLWSVWGDSLIYNLGSTSPNDWNVSSNYKAIKDTYGYYSSYWRVLTGGSNATYNWAGLR